A genomic stretch from Ovis canadensis isolate MfBH-ARS-UI-01 breed Bighorn chromosome 5, ARS-UI_OviCan_v2, whole genome shotgun sequence includes:
- the SLC5A5 gene encoding sodium/iodide cotransporter isoform X1, producing MATVEAKERATFGAWDYGVFALMLLVSTGIGLWVGVARGGQRSAEDFFTGGRRLSALPVGLSLAASFMSAVQVLGVPAEAYRYGLKFLWMCLGQLLNSLLTALLFLPIFYRLGLTSTYEYLEMRFSRAVRLCGTLQYLVATMLYTGIVIYAPALILNQVTGLDVWASLLSTGVICTFYTTVGGMKAVIWTDVFQVLVMLSGFWVVLARGTVLVGGPGQVLELAKNHSRINLMDFDLDPRSRYTFWTFVVGGTMVWLSMYGVNQAQVQRYVACRTEKQAKLAVLINQLGLFLIVSSAAACGIVMFTFYLDCDPLLAGRISAPDQYMPLLVLDIFEDLPGVPGLFLACAYSGTLSTASTSINAMAAVTVEDLIKPRLPSLAPRRLVIISKGLSLIYGSACLTVAALSSLLGGGVLQGSFTVMGVISGPLLGAFILGMFVPTCNTPGVLSGLAVGLALSLWVAVGATLYPPSAQSMGVLPSSASGCAVPSANASGLLDRLLTANASSRVSSLEMDPDQPTLADNFYAISYLYYGALGTLCTALCGALVSCLTGPTKRSALGPGLLWWDLMRQTASVAPKEEVASLDDGLMKGAEELPPGAKRPSDFLPTDEDHLLYLGQKEVNGAGSRTPGSEHDKGLDLQETDL from the exons ATGGCCACCGTCGAGGCAAAGGAGCGGGCCACGTTCGGAGCTTGGGACTACGGGGTCTTCGCCCTTATGCTACTGGTGTCCACCGGCATCGGGCTGTGGGTCGGGGTAGCGCGAGGCGGGCAGCGCAGCGCCGAGGACTTCTTCACCGGGGGTCGGCGCCTGTCCGCCCTGCCGGTGGGCCTCTCGCTGGCCGCCAGCTTCATGTCGGCGGTGCAGGTGCTGGGGGTGCCCGCCGAGGCCTACCGCTATGGCCTCAAGTTCCTCTGGATGTGCCTGGGACAGCTGCTCAACTCTCTGCTCACTGCCCTGCTCTTCCTGCCGATCTTCTACCGCCTGGGCCTCACCAGCACCTACGAG TACCTGGAGATGCGCTTCAGCCGCGCTGTGCGGCTCTGCGGGACTCTGCAGTACCTGGTGGCTACA ATGCTGTACACCGGTATAGTGATCTACGCCCCCGCGCTCATCCTGAACCAAG TGACGGGGCTGGACGTCTGGGCATCGCTCCTGTCTACCGGAGTCATCTGCACCTTCTACACTACTGTG GGCGGCATGAAGGCGGTGATCTGGACCGACGTGTTTCAGGTCTTGGTGATGCTGAGTGGTTTCTGGGTTGTCCTGGCTCGTGGAACTGTGCTCGTGGGTGGACCTGGGCAAGTACTCGAGCTTGCCAAGAACCACTCCCGGATCAACCTGATGGA CTTTGACCTGGACCCGAGGAGCCGCTACACATTCTGGACTTTTGTGGTGGGTGGCACGATGGTGTGGCTCTCGATGTACGGGGTGAACCAAGCACAGGTACAGCGCTACGTGGCCTGTCGCACGGAGAAGCAAGCCAAGCT GGCCGTGCTCATCAACCAGCTGGGCCTGTTCCTGATCGTGTCCAGCGCTGCCGCCTGCGGCATCGTCATGTTCACGTTCTACCTTGACTGTGACCCTCTCCTGGCAGGGCGCATCTCTGCCCCAGACCAG TACATGCCCCTGCTGGTGCTGGACATCTTTGAGGACCTGCCTGGAGTCCCTGGGCTCTTTCTGGCCTGTGCCTACAGTGGCACCCTCAG CACTGCGTCCACCAGCATCAACGCCATGGCTGCCGTCACTGTGGAGGACCTCATCAAACCTCGGCTGCCGAGCCTGGCCCCTCGGAGACTGGTCATCATCTCCAAGGGGCTCT CGCTCATCTACGGCTCAGCTTGTCTCACCGTGGCAGCTCTGTCGTCCCTGCTGGGGGGCGGTGTCCTCCAG GGCTCCTTCACCGTCATGGGAGTCATCAGCGGCCCTCTCCTCGGAGCCTTCATCCTGGGGATGTTCGTCCCCACCTGCAATACACCG GGCGTCCTGTCCGGGCTGGCGGTGGGCTTGGCGCTGTCGCTGTGGGTGGCCGTGGGCGCCACTCTGTACCCGCCTAGcgcgcagtccatgggggtccttCCGTCGTCAGCGTCCGGCTGTGCTGTGCCCTCAGCCAACGCCTCTGGTCTCCTGGACCGTCTTCTCACTGCCAACGCCTCCAGCAGGGTCTCCAG ctTGGAGATGGACCCTGATCAGCCAACCTTAGCTGACAACTTCTATGCCATTTCCTATCTCTATTATGGTGCCTTGGGTACACTGTGCACTGCGCTATGTGGAGCCCTTGTCAGCTGCCTGACGG GCCCCACCAAGCGCAGTGCCCTGGGTCCTGGTCTGCTCTGGTGGGACCTCATGCGGCAGACAGCATCAGTGGCCCCCAAGGAAGAGGTGGCCTCCCTGGATGACGGTTTGATGAAG GGTGCTGAGGAGTTGCCCCCTGGAGCCAAGAGGCCTTCTGACTTTCTGCCCACTGATGAGGACCATCTGCTTTACCTGGGTCAGAAGGAGGTGAATGGAGCTGGTTCCAGGACACCAGGCAGTGAACACGACAAAGGTCTTGACCTGCAGGAGACAGACCTCTGA
- the SLC5A5 gene encoding sodium/iodide cotransporter isoform X2: MRFSRAVRLCGTLQYLVATMLYTGIVIYAPALILNQVTGLDVWASLLSTGVICTFYTTVGGMKAVIWTDVFQVLVMLSGFWVVLARGTVLVGGPGQVLELAKNHSRINLMDFDLDPRSRYTFWTFVVGGTMVWLSMYGVNQAQVQRYVACRTEKQAKLAVLINQLGLFLIVSSAAACGIVMFTFYLDCDPLLAGRISAPDQYMPLLVLDIFEDLPGVPGLFLACAYSGTLSTASTSINAMAAVTVEDLIKPRLPSLAPRRLVIISKGLSLIYGSACLTVAALSSLLGGGVLQGSFTVMGVISGPLLGAFILGMFVPTCNTPGVLSGLAVGLALSLWVAVGATLYPPSAQSMGVLPSSASGCAVPSANASGLLDRLLTANASSRVSSLEMDPDQPTLADNFYAISYLYYGALGTLCTALCGALVSCLTGPTKRSALGPGLLWWDLMRQTASVAPKEEVASLDDGLMKGAEELPPGAKRPSDFLPTDEDHLLYLGQKEVNGAGSRTPGSEHDKGLDLQETDL; the protein is encoded by the exons ATGCGCTTCAGCCGCGCTGTGCGGCTCTGCGGGACTCTGCAGTACCTGGTGGCTACA ATGCTGTACACCGGTATAGTGATCTACGCCCCCGCGCTCATCCTGAACCAAG TGACGGGGCTGGACGTCTGGGCATCGCTCCTGTCTACCGGAGTCATCTGCACCTTCTACACTACTGTG GGCGGCATGAAGGCGGTGATCTGGACCGACGTGTTTCAGGTCTTGGTGATGCTGAGTGGTTTCTGGGTTGTCCTGGCTCGTGGAACTGTGCTCGTGGGTGGACCTGGGCAAGTACTCGAGCTTGCCAAGAACCACTCCCGGATCAACCTGATGGA CTTTGACCTGGACCCGAGGAGCCGCTACACATTCTGGACTTTTGTGGTGGGTGGCACGATGGTGTGGCTCTCGATGTACGGGGTGAACCAAGCACAGGTACAGCGCTACGTGGCCTGTCGCACGGAGAAGCAAGCCAAGCT GGCCGTGCTCATCAACCAGCTGGGCCTGTTCCTGATCGTGTCCAGCGCTGCCGCCTGCGGCATCGTCATGTTCACGTTCTACCTTGACTGTGACCCTCTCCTGGCAGGGCGCATCTCTGCCCCAGACCAG TACATGCCCCTGCTGGTGCTGGACATCTTTGAGGACCTGCCTGGAGTCCCTGGGCTCTTTCTGGCCTGTGCCTACAGTGGCACCCTCAG CACTGCGTCCACCAGCATCAACGCCATGGCTGCCGTCACTGTGGAGGACCTCATCAAACCTCGGCTGCCGAGCCTGGCCCCTCGGAGACTGGTCATCATCTCCAAGGGGCTCT CGCTCATCTACGGCTCAGCTTGTCTCACCGTGGCAGCTCTGTCGTCCCTGCTGGGGGGCGGTGTCCTCCAG GGCTCCTTCACCGTCATGGGAGTCATCAGCGGCCCTCTCCTCGGAGCCTTCATCCTGGGGATGTTCGTCCCCACCTGCAATACACCG GGCGTCCTGTCCGGGCTGGCGGTGGGCTTGGCGCTGTCGCTGTGGGTGGCCGTGGGCGCCACTCTGTACCCGCCTAGcgcgcagtccatgggggtccttCCGTCGTCAGCGTCCGGCTGTGCTGTGCCCTCAGCCAACGCCTCTGGTCTCCTGGACCGTCTTCTCACTGCCAACGCCTCCAGCAGGGTCTCCAG ctTGGAGATGGACCCTGATCAGCCAACCTTAGCTGACAACTTCTATGCCATTTCCTATCTCTATTATGGTGCCTTGGGTACACTGTGCACTGCGCTATGTGGAGCCCTTGTCAGCTGCCTGACGG GCCCCACCAAGCGCAGTGCCCTGGGTCCTGGTCTGCTCTGGTGGGACCTCATGCGGCAGACAGCATCAGTGGCCCCCAAGGAAGAGGTGGCCTCCCTGGATGACGGTTTGATGAAG GGTGCTGAGGAGTTGCCCCCTGGAGCCAAGAGGCCTTCTGACTTTCTGCCCACTGATGAGGACCATCTGCTTTACCTGGGTCAGAAGGAGGTGAATGGAGCTGGTTCCAGGACACCAGGCAGTGAACACGACAAAGGTCTTGACCTGCAGGAGACAGACCTCTGA
- the RPL18A gene encoding large ribosomal subunit protein eL20, giving the protein MKASGTLREYKVVGRCLPTPKCHTPPLYRMRIFAPNHVVAKSRFWYFVSQLKKMKKSSGEIVYCGQVFEKSPLRVKNFGIWLRYDSRSGTHNMYREYRDLTTAGAVTQCYRDMGARHRARAHSIQIMKVEEIAASKCRRPAVKQFHDSKIKFPLPHRVLRRQHKPRFTTKRPNTFF; this is encoded by the exons ATGAAGGCCTCAGGGACG cTTCGAGAGTATAAGGTGGTGGGGCGCTGCCTGCCGACCCCCAAATGCCACACGCCGCCCCTCTATCGCATGAGAATTTTTGCACCTAATCATGTTGTTGCCAAGTCCCGCTTCTGGTACTTTGTGTCTcagctgaagaagatgaagaaatcCTCGGGGGAAATCGTCTACTGTGGGCAG GTGTTCGAGAAATCTCCCCTGCGAGTGAAGAACTTCGGCATCTGGCTGCGCTATGACTCCCGCAGCGGCACCCACAACATGTACCGCGAGTACCGGGATCTGACCACCGCTGGCGCCGTCACCCAGTGCT ACCGAGACATGGGCGCCCGGCACCGAGCCCGGGCCCACTCAATCCAGATCATGAAGGTGGAGGAGATCGCAGCCAGCAAGTGCCGCCGACCAGCGGTCAAGCAGTTCCAC GACTCCAAGATCAAGTTCCCACTGCCCCACCGGGTCCTCCGTCGCCAGCACAAGCCACGCTTCACCACCAAGAGGCCCAACACCTTCTTTTAG